A section of the Metasolibacillus fluoroglycofenilyticus genome encodes:
- the dusB gene encoding tRNA dihydrouridine synthase DusB: MAQQKPFQIADIVMENRVVLAPMAGICNSAFRLTVKEFGAGLVYAEMISDKGIVQRNAKTLGMLYIDERENPLSLQIFGGDKETLVEAAKYVEENTTADIIDINMGCPVNKIIKCEAGARLLLDPNKVYEMVAAVVDAVKKPVSVKMRIGWDEQHILAVENAQAIERAGASAVAVHGRTRVQMYEGKANWDIIRDVKQSVNIPVLGNGDVETPQDAKRMLETTGVDAVMIGRAALGNPWMIYRTVQYLETGELKDEPSIREKMDVCLLHFERLMQLKGERVAVREMRSHASWYLKGIRGNGKIRNAVNQVETKEELYMLLNGVAADYETQEKSASL, from the coding sequence ATTGCACAGCAAAAGCCATTTCAAATTGCAGACATCGTTATGGAAAATCGCGTCGTATTAGCCCCGATGGCTGGAATTTGCAACTCGGCTTTCCGTTTGACGGTAAAGGAGTTTGGTGCAGGTTTAGTTTACGCCGAAATGATTAGCGATAAAGGTATTGTTCAACGCAATGCCAAAACATTGGGCATGCTTTATATTGATGAGCGTGAAAATCCATTATCATTACAAATTTTTGGCGGGGACAAAGAAACGTTAGTAGAAGCGGCAAAATATGTAGAAGAAAATACAACAGCAGATATTATCGACATTAATATGGGCTGTCCTGTTAATAAAATTATTAAATGTGAAGCGGGCGCACGTTTATTATTAGACCCGAACAAAGTATATGAAATGGTCGCAGCTGTTGTCGATGCAGTAAAAAAGCCTGTCTCGGTAAAAATGCGCATTGGCTGGGATGAACAGCATATATTGGCGGTTGAAAATGCACAGGCGATAGAACGTGCAGGTGCATCCGCAGTAGCTGTCCACGGTCGCACGCGTGTGCAAATGTATGAGGGCAAGGCAAACTGGGACATTATTCGTGACGTCAAGCAAAGCGTCAACATCCCTGTACTTGGCAATGGTGATGTCGAAACACCACAAGATGCCAAGCGCATGCTTGAAACAACTGGTGTAGACGCCGTAATGATTGGACGAGCGGCATTAGGCAACCCATGGATGATTTACCGTACGGTACAGTATTTAGAAACAGGCGAACTAAAGGATGAGCCATCGATTCGTGAAAAAATGGATGTATGTTTACTACACTTCGAACGTTTAATGCAACTAAAAGGTGAAAGAGTCGCCGTGCGTGAAATGCGCAGCCATGCTTCATGGTACTTAAAGGGTATTCGTGGCAACGGTAAAATCCGTAACGCCGTTAACCAAGTGGAAACGAAGGAAGAGCTATATATGCTACTAAACGGCGTCGCAGCCGACTATGAAACACAAGAAAAATCGGCTTCCCTATAA
- the lysS gene encoding lysine--tRNA ligase, protein MNNVSNIEELNDQLLVRRQKMTDIREGGLDPFGGRFERTHLSNEVVAEFDAFDKEQLEQEPKSVTIAGRIMTKRGKGKAGFAHLQDLGGQIQIYVRKDAIGDEAYELFNKADLGDIVGVTGNVFRTQVGELSVKATEFIFLTKALRPMPEKFHGLQDVEQRYRQRYLDLMTNAESKETFIARSKIIRAIRNYLDNNGYLEVETPMLHTIAGGAAARPFITHHNALDMELYMRIAIELHLKRLIVGGLEKVYEIGRVFRNEGISTRHNPEFTMIELYEAYADYNDIMNLTENLIAHVAQEVLGTTTVQYGEDTIDLAVGWKRMHMVDAVKEATGVDFWQPMTVEEARAFAAEHGVEVQNTHEVGHIINEFFEQKVEETLVQPTFITGHPVEISPLAKKNPEDERFTDRFELFIVRREHANAFTELNDPIDQRERFEAQMAEKAAGNDEAHEMDNDFIEALEYGMPPTGGLGIGIDRLVMLLTNAPSIRDILLFPTMRHTGK, encoded by the coding sequence GTGAATAACGTGTCAAATATAGAAGAATTAAACGATCAGCTTTTGGTGAGACGCCAAAAGATGACTGATATTCGCGAGGGTGGGCTTGACCCATTCGGTGGCCGCTTTGAGCGCACGCATTTATCAAATGAAGTAGTAGCAGAATTCGATGCTTTCGATAAAGAGCAGTTAGAGCAGGAGCCAAAAAGCGTAACGATTGCAGGGCGTATTATGACGAAGCGCGGCAAAGGAAAAGCGGGCTTCGCACATCTGCAAGACTTAGGTGGTCAGATTCAAATTTATGTGCGTAAAGATGCTATTGGTGATGAGGCATATGAATTATTTAATAAAGCCGACCTTGGGGACATCGTTGGTGTGACAGGAAATGTATTCCGTACACAAGTAGGCGAACTTTCTGTTAAAGCGACAGAATTTATATTTTTAACGAAGGCGTTACGACCAATGCCAGAAAAGTTCCATGGCTTACAGGACGTAGAGCAACGCTACCGCCAACGTTATTTAGATTTAATGACGAATGCAGAAAGCAAGGAAACATTTATTGCACGCTCTAAAATCATTCGCGCCATTCGCAACTACTTAGATAACAATGGCTATCTAGAGGTGGAAACACCAATGCTACATACAATTGCTGGTGGAGCTGCGGCACGTCCGTTTATTACGCACCATAATGCACTTGATATGGAGCTTTATATGCGTATCGCAATTGAGCTACACTTGAAGCGATTAATCGTTGGTGGCTTAGAGAAAGTATATGAAATTGGACGTGTCTTTCGTAACGAAGGGATTTCAACGCGCCATAATCCAGAGTTCACGATGATAGAATTGTACGAAGCGTATGCAGATTACAATGACATTATGAACTTAACGGAAAACTTAATTGCGCATGTGGCACAAGAGGTACTTGGCACGACAACAGTGCAATACGGTGAGGATACAATCGACTTAGCTGTAGGCTGGAAACGCATGCATATGGTAGATGCAGTCAAAGAGGCGACAGGCGTGGACTTCTGGCAGCCAATGACAGTTGAAGAAGCACGTGCATTTGCAGCGGAGCATGGCGTGGAAGTGCAAAATACACATGAAGTAGGCCATATTATTAATGAGTTTTTCGAGCAAAAAGTGGAGGAAACATTAGTACAGCCGACATTCATTACAGGTCACCCTGTGGAAATTTCACCATTAGCGAAGAAAAACCCAGAGGACGAGCGTTTCACAGACCGCTTCGAACTATTTATCGTGCGTCGTGAGCATGCTAATGCCTTCACGGAGCTAAACGACCCTATCGACCAACGCGAACGCTTTGAAGCACAAATGGCTGAAAAAGCAGCGGGTAATGATGAAGCTCATGAAATGGATAATGATTTCATCGAAGCATTAGAATATGGCATGCCGCCAACAGGTGGTCTAGGTATCGGTATCGACCGCCTCGTAATGCTATTAACAAACGCACC